Proteins encoded together in one Triticum dicoccoides isolate Atlit2015 ecotype Zavitan chromosome 7B, WEW_v2.0, whole genome shotgun sequence window:
- the LOC119342113 gene encoding probable auxin efflux carrier component 9 isoform X2 — protein MITGSGVYHAVETMAPLYTAAALGYASVRWLGAFSEEQCAGINHFVATYALPALVFDMVSTNDPYAMNARLVAADTLQKGAMLLGLLAWAAWPSSRCRGERLSGRNSALRWVVTAFSVAQLPSIIIMGVPLLSGMYGPASKDLMKQIVVMQFCLWYNVVIFMYEYMAATDGSTKASLGLPEKRAIAAVERVHQVTVNVESTEHTRQQGMAVAGQQATAALTTEVCAGEDDESAEAEDDSLPASPSMRHIAFMTGKKVLRIPNSYASFLGLVWALITFKCGIKMPKIILDSLFTIQTTTIGLSMFSSGTFMARQPQFIPCGYAIAMVSLVLKFLIGPVAMLLASLAVGMHGTLLRIAVVQTIKWA, from the exons ATGATCACGGGCTCGGGCGTGTACCACGCCGTGGAGACGATGGCGCCGCTGTACACGGCGGCGGCGCTGGGCTACGCGTCGGTGCGCTGGCTCGGGGCCTTCTCCGAGGAGCAGTGCGCGGGGATCAACCACTTCGTCGCCACCTACGCCCTGCCGGCGCTCGTCTTCGACATGGTCTCCACCAACGACCCGTACGCCATGAACGCCCGCCTCGTCGCCGCCGACACGCTGCAGAAGGGGGCCATGCTGCTCGGCCTCCTGGCGTGGGCCGCGTGGCCCTCGTCCCGCTGCCGCGGCGAGAGATTGAGCGGCCGCAACTCTGCGCTGCGGTGGGTGGTGACCGCCTTCTCCGTGGCGCAGCTGCCCAGCATCATCATCATGGGCGTGCCGCTCCTCAGCGGCATGTACGGGCCCGCGTCCAAGGACCTCATGAAGCAGATCGTCGTGATGCAGTTCTGCCTCTGGTACAACGTCGTCATCTTCATGTACGAGTACATGGCGGCGACGGACGGCAGCACCAAGGCCAGCCTCGGGTTGCCGGAGAAACGCGCCATTGCGGCAGTTGAGCGAGTCCACCAAGTAACCGTGAACGTTGAAAGCACGGAGCACACCAGACAACAAGGCATGGCCGTGGCCGGCCAGCAGGCGACGGCGGCGCTCACGACGGAGGTGTGTGCTGGTGAAGATGATGAGAGCGCGGAGGCAGAGGATGACTCGCTGCCGGCGTCTCCATCGATGAGGCATATCGCTTTCATGACAGGGAAAAAGGTTCTCAGGATTCCGAATAGCTATGCTAGCTTCCTTGGCCTCGTCTGGGCTCTAATCACTTTCAA GTGTGGTATCAAGATGCCAAAAATAATCCTCGACTCTTTGTTCACCATACAAACTACAACAATTGGTCTAAGCATGTTCTCATCAG GGACGTTCATGGCGCGACAACCACAGTTCATTCCTTGCGGCTACGCGATCGCAATGGTTTCATTGGTCCTCAAGTTTCTGATAGGCCCGGTGGCAATGTTGCTCGCTTCGCTGGCCGTCGGTATGCACGGCACCCTGCTACGTATTGCTGTTGTACAG ACAATCAAATGGGCGTAG
- the LOC119339171 gene encoding probable auxin efflux carrier component 9, producing the protein MAPLYTAAALGYASVRWLGAFSEEQCAGINHFVATYALPALVFDMVSTNDPYAMNARLVAADTLQKGAMLLGLMAWAAWPSSRCRGGNSAMRWVVTAFSVAQLPSTIIMGVPLLGGMYGPASKDLMKQIVVMQFYLWYNVVIFMYEYMAATDGSTKAILI; encoded by the coding sequence ATGGCGCCGCTGTACACGGCGGCGGCGCTAGGCTACGCGTCGGTGCGCTGGCTCGGGGCCTTCTCCGAGGAGCAGTGCGCGGGGATCAACCACTTCGTCGCCACTTACGCCCTGCCGGCTCTCGTCTTCGACATGGTCTCCACCAACGACCCCTACGCCATGAACGCCCGCCTCGTGGCCGCCGACACGCTGCAGAAGGGGGCCATGCTGCTCGGCCTCATGGCGTGGGCCGCGTGGCCCTCATCCCGCTGCCGCGGCGGCAACTCTGCGATGCGGTGGGTGGTGACCGCCTTCTCCGTGGCGCAGCTGCCCAGCACGATCATCATGGGCGTGCCGCTCCTCGGCGGCATGTACGGGCCCGCGTCCAAGGACCTCATGAAGCAGATCGTCGTGATGCAGTTCTACCTCTGGTACAACGTCGTCATCTTCATGTACGAGTACATGGCGGCGACGGACGGCAGCACCAAGGCCATCCTCATCTGA
- the LOC119342113 gene encoding probable auxin efflux carrier component 9 isoform X1 — protein sequence MITGSGVYHAVETMAPLYTAAALGYASVRWLGAFSEEQCAGINHFVATYALPALVFDMVSTNDPYAMNARLVAADTLQKGAMLLGLLAWAAWPSSRCRGERLSGRNSALRWVVTAFSVAQLPSIIIMGVPLLSGMYGPASKDLMKQIVVMQFCLWYNVVIFMYEYMAATDGSTKASLGLPEKRAIAAVERVHQVTVNVESTEHTRQQGMAVAGQQATAALTTEVCAGEDDESAEAEDDSLPASPSMRHIAFMTGKKVLRIPNSYASFLGLVWALITFKCGIKMPKIILDSLFTIQTTTIGLSMFSSGTFMARQPQFIPCGYAIAMVSLVLKFLIGPVAMLLASLAVGMHGTLLRIAVVQAALPLAVASFVYAEEYKVHAEIMSTGVILGILISFPVTIVYYILLEL from the exons ATGATCACGGGCTCGGGCGTGTACCACGCCGTGGAGACGATGGCGCCGCTGTACACGGCGGCGGCGCTGGGCTACGCGTCGGTGCGCTGGCTCGGGGCCTTCTCCGAGGAGCAGTGCGCGGGGATCAACCACTTCGTCGCCACCTACGCCCTGCCGGCGCTCGTCTTCGACATGGTCTCCACCAACGACCCGTACGCCATGAACGCCCGCCTCGTCGCCGCCGACACGCTGCAGAAGGGGGCCATGCTGCTCGGCCTCCTGGCGTGGGCCGCGTGGCCCTCGTCCCGCTGCCGCGGCGAGAGATTGAGCGGCCGCAACTCTGCGCTGCGGTGGGTGGTGACCGCCTTCTCCGTGGCGCAGCTGCCCAGCATCATCATCATGGGCGTGCCGCTCCTCAGCGGCATGTACGGGCCCGCGTCCAAGGACCTCATGAAGCAGATCGTCGTGATGCAGTTCTGCCTCTGGTACAACGTCGTCATCTTCATGTACGAGTACATGGCGGCGACGGACGGCAGCACCAAGGCCAGCCTCGGGTTGCCGGAGAAACGCGCCATTGCGGCAGTTGAGCGAGTCCACCAAGTAACCGTGAACGTTGAAAGCACGGAGCACACCAGACAACAAGGCATGGCCGTGGCCGGCCAGCAGGCGACGGCGGCGCTCACGACGGAGGTGTGTGCTGGTGAAGATGATGAGAGCGCGGAGGCAGAGGATGACTCGCTGCCGGCGTCTCCATCGATGAGGCATATCGCTTTCATGACAGGGAAAAAGGTTCTCAGGATTCCGAATAGCTATGCTAGCTTCCTTGGCCTCGTCTGGGCTCTAATCACTTTCAA GTGTGGTATCAAGATGCCAAAAATAATCCTCGACTCTTTGTTCACCATACAAACTACAACAATTGGTCTAAGCATGTTCTCATCAG GGACGTTCATGGCGCGACAACCACAGTTCATTCCTTGCGGCTACGCGATCGCAATGGTTTCATTGGTCCTCAAGTTTCTGATAGGCCCGGTGGCAATGTTGCTCGCTTCGCTGGCCGTCGGTATGCACGGCACCCTGCTACGTATTGCTGTTGTACAG GCAGCACTCCCGTTGGCCGTCGCTTCATTTGTGTATGCTGAAGAGTACAAGGTCCATGCAGAAATCATGAGCACAGG GGTCATTCTTGGGATCCTTATCTCATTCCCCGTGACAATTGTGTATTATATTCTACTAGAATTGTGA